One Cuculus canorus isolate bCucCan1 chromosome 2, bCucCan1.pri, whole genome shotgun sequence genomic region harbors:
- the LOC128851478 gene encoding microtubule-actin cross-linking factor 1, isoforms 6/7-like, giving the protein MGDYELQRWLAAAEPRVAADVAVGGGDAAQLQLQLHRLQELRRELQQRRMQAESLRPPGGLSAFRTRCDRMEEELLQRQHRLEASLLGLGRVQHHLEELLQWLQQAALQLHGPVPLRPDLQGCEIELAKHKVLHNDVLSHARSVQSVLEAGRELQRCSGGDGGAEGLHQRLQELSERWAALCSAADSRQLQLQNHLSQVQDATLEMTELLQWLEEGELQLFFAQPPGKLSAHLPQPLPQELCREMESKEPSFHALQQRLQRLLDSCSSSSSCSSSSTEHALRLLQRKWDSVHAELQQRKERLAEGVTAAAELHAALQELQRWLQEAEEQLAAPAPPGSALHAIDAQLQQHKALLQEATAQAEALSGLQAAAVRLQGLNRGGGGGGSGTAVQKVLRTVRERLQKVQRRAGERSAALEELQKRSKQFLESQQLLQEWMQEVERSLAAAPPDAAATQEEIKRQLAEQKGATDASSGTADASRGVLQPLRARMQPMQL; this is encoded by the exons atgggggACTAT GAGCTGCAGCGCTGGTTGGCTGCGGCGGAGCCGCGCGTCGCTGCCGACGTTGCGGTGGGGGGAGGAGACGCAgcgcagctgcagctgcagctccaccGCCTCCAG GAGCTGCGGCGAGAGCTGCAGCAGCGCCGCATGCAAGCCGAGAGCCTGCGGCCCCCGGGCGGCCTCAGCGCCTTCCGCACACGCTGCGACCGCatggaggaggagctgctgcagcggCAG CACCGTCTGGAGGCGTCGCTGCTGGGCTTGGGGCGCGTCCAGCACcacctggaggagctgctgcagtggTTGCAGCAGGCGGCCCTGCAGCTGCACGGCCCTGTCCCGCTGCGCCCCGACCTGCAGGGCTGCGAGATCGAGCTCGCCAAGCACAAG GTGCTGCACAACGACGTGCTGTCGCACGCGCGCTCGGTGCAGTCGGTGCTGGAGGCCGGGCGGGAGCTGCAGCGCTGCAGCGGTGGTGACGGCGGCGCTGAGGGTCTGCATCAgcggctgcaggagctgagcgAGCGCTGGGCTGCGCTGTGCAGCGCCGCCGACAGCcgtcagctgcagctgcagaaccACCTCAGCCAG GTGCAGGACGCGACGCTGGAGATGACGGAGCTGCTGCAGTGGTTGGAGGAgggggagctgcagctcttcttCGCGCAACCCCCGGGGAAGCTCAGCGCCCACCTG ccgCAGCCGCTGCCgcaggagctctgcagagagatggaGTCGAAGGAGCCGTCGTTCCACGCTCTGCAGCAGCGGCTGCAGCGCCTCCTCgactcctgcagcagcagcagcagctgcagcagcagcagcaccgaGCACGCGCTGCGCCTGCTGCAGCGCAAGTGGGACAGCGTGCACGCCGAGCTGCAGCAGCGCAAGGAGCGCTTGGCCGAGGGCGTAACGGCCGCCGCCGAGTTGCATGCGgcgctgcaggagctgcagcggTGGCTGCAGGAGGCGGAGGAGCAGCTCGCAGCGCCTGCGCCGCCCGGGTCCGCCCTGCACGCCATCGACgcgcagctgcagcagcacaag GCGCTGCTGCAGGAGGCGACGGCGCAGGCGGAGGCGCTGTCGGGGCTGCAGGCGGCTGCAGTTCGGCTGCAGGGGCTGAaccgcggcggcggcggcggcggcagcggcacTGCGGTGCAGAAGGTGCTGCGGACGGTGCGGGAGCGGCTGCAGAAGGTGCAGCGGAGGGCGGGCGAGCGCAGCGCAGCGCTGGAGGAGTTGCAGAAGCGCAGCAAACAG TTCTTGGagtcacagcagctgctgcaggagtggATGCAGGAGGTGGAGCGCAGCCTGGCAGCGGCGCCGCCGGATGCAGCCGCCACGCAGGAGGAGATCAAGCGGCAGTTGGCGGAGCAGAag GGGGCAACCGATGCATCCTCGGGCACAGCAGATGCATCCCGAGgggtcctgcagcccctgcGTGCCCGGATGCAACCAATGCAGCTCTAA